The genomic region CCGCTGCCGATCACCGAGATCTTGGCGACGTCGGTGGCGGTATCGAGCCGCGCATAGCCGATCTTGGCCTTGGCGGCGGTAATCGTATCCTTGGCGCGGGTGAAGTCCGCGGCCGGCACGGTGAAGGTGAGGTCGGTGGTCTTGCCGTCCTCGGAAACATTCTGCACGATCATGTCGACATTGATGTTGGCATCAGCCAGCGGGCCGAAGATCGAGGCCGCAACGCCGGGCTTGTCCTCGATCTGGCGCACCGAGATCTGAGCCTCGTCCTTGGAGAAGGCGATACCGGTGACGACGTGGCTTTCCATGATCTCCTCCTCGCTGCAGATCAGCGTGCCGGGCGGCTGGTTGGCATGCGGGTCGATATCCTCGGGCTTGTCGAAGCTCGAGCGGACGAAGATCGGCATGTTGTGGACCATGCCGAGTTCCACCGAGCGGACCTGGAGCACTTTGGCGCCCTGCGAGGCCAGTTCCAGCATGTCCTCGAACGCGATCTTGTCGAGCCTCTTGGCCTTCGGCACGATTCGCGGGTCGGTGGTGTAGACGCCGTCGACGTCGGTGTAGATGTCGCAGCGGTCGGCCTTGACGGCGGCGGCGATCGCCACGGCCGAGGTGTCGGAGCCGCCGCGGCCGAGCGTGGTGATGCGATGGGTCTCGGGGTTGATGCCCTGGAAGCCGGCGATGACCGCGACCTCCTTGCGTTCCTTGAAGCGCTTGATGATCTCGGCGCCGTCGATGTCCTCGATCCGGGCCGAGGCATGGGCGTCGCTGGTCTTGATCGGGATTTGCCAGCCCTGCCAGGAGCGGGCCTGGATGCCCATGCCCTGCAGCACGATGGCAAGAAGGCCGGATGTCACCTGTTCGCCCGAGGCGACCACGGCGTCATATTCGCGCGCGTCGTGCATCGGCGAGGCCTCGGTGCACCAGGCCACCAGCTCGTTGGTCTTGCCGGCCATCGCCGAGACGACCACGGCCACTTCGTGACCGGCATCGACCTCACGCTTCACATGGCGTGCGACGTTGCGGATCCGTTCGATGGTGGCGACGGACGTGCCGCCGAATTTCATCACGAGGCGGCTCATGACGACGCGTGCATTCCCTCATAAGGATCAGTATGGTGACCCGCACTGGACGGGTGCCTGGCGGACACCGACCGCGCGTATACAGAGCGGCGGGGCCGGGGGCAAGCGGGTTCCTGCGGGGGCCGGGCGGGGGTAGTGGGTTAACCGAGGCATGGCGCGTTACATCGACGAGATCCTGCAGCCCGGCGAGCGGGTGCTGTATTCGACCAATGCGCACTGGATCTTCTATTTTCCGGCCATCGTGGCCTGGATCGTGGCGCTGGCCCTGCTCATCCTGTCGCGGCAGGCGACCGTCGACTGGCTCGTTCTGCTTTGTCTCGGCGCCGCAGCTCTCGCGGCGCTGGCGGCCCTGTATTGGAGCGTGAAGGGCTGGTTCCATCGCTTCACCACCGAGACCGACGTCACCAACCTCAGGGTCGTGCACAAGACCGGCTTCATCAAGCGCCGAACCTTCGAGATGGCGCTGGACAAGGTCGAGAGCGTCGACGTCGACCAGACCATTCTTGGACGTATTCTCAACTACGGCGACGTGACGATTCGCGGCGTCGGCGAGGGGATCGAGACGATCAAGACCATCGCCTCGCCGCTCGCCTTCCGTAGTTCGATCACCACGCGGTAGGACCGCGCCCAACCATGAGCATGCAGCAAAATACTTCCCTCATCGCCCAGCCGGGCTCGACCGTCGACGCCGCCGAGATCGCCAAATTCTCAAAACTCTCGGCGGAGTGGTGGGACCCGAAGGGCAAGATGGCGCCGCTGCACCGGATCAACCCGCTGCGGCTCGGCTATATCCGCGATGCCGCCTGCCGCAAGTTCGAGCGCAACGTGCGCAGCCTCAACTGCCTCGCCGGCCTGCGCGTGCTCGACATCGGCTGCGGGGCCGGCCTGCTCTGCGAGCCGCTGTCGCGCCTCGGAGCGCAGGTCATCGGCATCGATCCCTCCGCGAGCAACATCGCCGCGGCGAAGCTGCATGCCGACAAGAGCCATCTGGCGATCGACTATCGTTGCACCACGGTTGAGGAGATCGACCCGCGCGAGCGCTTCGACATCGTGCTGGCGATGGAAGTGGTCGAGCACGTCACCGACGTCGGCATGTTCCTGAAGCGCTGCGCCGCGATGCTGAAGCCGAATGGCCTGATGGTGGTCTCGACGCTGAACCGCAACTGGAAGAGTTTTGCGCTCGCCATCGTCGGCGCCGAATATGTCCTGCGCTGGCTGCCGCGCGGCACGCATGAGTGGAACAAGTTCGTCACGCCGGACGAACTGACGAAATACCTGCTCGACAGCCGTCTCGTCATCACCGAGCAGACCGGCGTCGTCTACTCGCCCTTCGCCGACAAATGGTCTCTGTCGTCCGACATGGACGTGAACTACATGGTGGTCGCGGAAGCGATGGTGTGAGGCTATCGGTTGGCGCGAGCATCGCTCCTATGACGTGGGCGTGATTGACCTGCTTGAGCGCAAGCGGCAGGTTGACTGTCATCTTCCTCGCGCCCTCCATCCCATGCTCACCATCGCCAGCCTCTGGATTCCCTTCACCATCATCGCCGCGCTCGGACAGGTCGCGCGCAATGCGATGCAGCGGTCGTTGACCAAACCGCTGGGGACCTGGGGCGCGACCAACATCCGCTTTCTGTTCGGCTTTCCGTTCTCGCTGCTATTCTTGGGGCTGGTGCTGCTCGCGACCGGCGATCGTCTGAGCGCGCCGCCGACCGTGTTCTGGCCGTGGCTGCTGTTGGGCGCGCTCAGCCAGATCGTCGCCACCGGCCTGATGCTGCTCGCGATGAACGACCGTTCCTTTGTCGTGACGACGGCCTACCTGAAGACCGAGGCGATCCAGACCGCGATCTTCGGCTTCGTCTTCCTCGGCGATCACCTGACCTGGCTGAAGGTGCTGGCGATCGTGATTGCCACCATCGGCGTCGTCATCACCGCGCTCCGCCCCGGCGGCGAGAAGAGCTTTGCCGAGCTGAAGCCGACCATCACCGGCCTCGTTGCCGCGGCGGCCTTTGCGCTCTCCGCGGTCGGCTTTCGCGGCGCAATCATCAATGTGCCGAATGTCTCCTTCGTGACCGCGGCGTCAATCACGCTGGTGCTCGGCCTGTTCGTGCAGACGCTGGTGCTGACGATCTATCTGCTCTGGCGCGCTCCAAAGGTGCTGCAGGCGATCCTCGACCTGTGGAAGCCCTCGATGCTGGCGGGCTTCACGGGCGCCCTCGCCTCGCAATTCTGGTTCCTGGCGTTCGCGCTGACGGCCGCCGCCAATGTCCGAACGCTCGCTTTGGTCGAGGTGCTGTTCGCGCAGGCCGTCGCCTACTATTCGTTCAAGCAGCCGATCGCGCCGCGCGAGATTGGTGGCATTGCGCTGATCGTGATCGGCGTTGGGGTGCTGGTGGGAGTCTAGCCGTCATTCCGAGGCGATGCGCAGCATCGAACTCTGGTGCACAGTTGCGCACCAGAGAATCTCGAGATCCCCCGATCCGCAATTGCGCATCTGAGGTCTGGTCCTTCGGACCATCCCGGGATGACGCGCTCCGCGCCTCAGTTCCGGTCTTCCGGCAGGGTCGGCAGCGGCGACACCTCGATGCCTTCCTCGATCAGCGATTTCGCCTCTTCGGGCGATGCCTCGCCGTAGATCGGGCGGTGCTCCTTGTCGCCGTAATGCATGGCGCGGGCTTCGTTCGCAAAGCGCTCGCCGACATTGTCGGCGTTCTTGACGATGTGGTCACGCAGCTCCTTGAGCTTGGCGCGCAGCTCGCGCTCCTGTGCCATCAGCAGCGAGGTCGGCCCTGACGGCGCAGCCTCCGGCGTGGTCGCAGCCACGGGCTCCGGCGGCGGCGTGGCGCGCCCGCGCCCCTTCTTGCCGACGATGCGCGGCGCCATGATCGCCTTATCGACCTTGGCGGAGCCGCAGATCGGGCAGGTC from Bradyrhizobium sp. CB1015 harbors:
- a CDS encoding aspartate kinase; this encodes MSRLVMKFGGTSVATIERIRNVARHVKREVDAGHEVAVVVSAMAGKTNELVAWCTEASPMHDAREYDAVVASGEQVTSGLLAIVLQGMGIQARSWQGWQIPIKTSDAHASARIEDIDGAEIIKRFKERKEVAVIAGFQGINPETHRITTLGRGGSDTSAVAIAAAVKADRCDIYTDVDGVYTTDPRIVPKAKRLDKIAFEDMLELASQGAKVLQVRSVELGMVHNMPIFVRSSFDKPEDIDPHANQPPGTLICSEEEIMESHVVTGIAFSKDEAQISVRQIEDKPGVAASIFGPLADANINVDMIVQNVSEDGKTTDLTFTVPAADFTRAKDTITAAKAKIGYARLDTATDVAKISVIGSGMRSHAGVAAQAFSALARRNINIRAITTSEIKFSVLIDTAYTELAVRTLHTLYGLDQA
- a CDS encoding PH domain-containing protein — protein: MARYIDEILQPGERVLYSTNAHWIFYFPAIVAWIVALALLILSRQATVDWLVLLCLGAAALAALAALYWSVKGWFHRFTTETDVTNLRVVHKTGFIKRRTFEMALDKVESVDVDQTILGRILNYGDVTIRGVGEGIETIKTIASPLAFRSSITTR
- the ubiG gene encoding bifunctional 2-polyprenyl-6-hydroxyphenol methylase/3-demethylubiquinol 3-O-methyltransferase UbiG codes for the protein MSMQQNTSLIAQPGSTVDAAEIAKFSKLSAEWWDPKGKMAPLHRINPLRLGYIRDAACRKFERNVRSLNCLAGLRVLDIGCGAGLLCEPLSRLGAQVIGIDPSASNIAAAKLHADKSHLAIDYRCTTVEEIDPRERFDIVLAMEVVEHVTDVGMFLKRCAAMLKPNGLMVVSTLNRNWKSFALAIVGAEYVLRWLPRGTHEWNKFVTPDELTKYLLDSRLVITEQTGVVYSPFADKWSLSSDMDVNYMVVAEAMV
- a CDS encoding EamA family transporter translates to MLTIASLWIPFTIIAALGQVARNAMQRSLTKPLGTWGATNIRFLFGFPFSLLFLGLVLLATGDRLSAPPTVFWPWLLLGALSQIVATGLMLLAMNDRSFVVTTAYLKTEAIQTAIFGFVFLGDHLTWLKVLAIVIATIGVVITALRPGGEKSFAELKPTITGLVAAAAFALSAVGFRGAIINVPNVSFVTAASITLVLGLFVQTLVLTIYLLWRAPKVLQAILDLWKPSMLAGFTGALASQFWFLAFALTAAANVRTLALVEVLFAQAVAYYSFKQPIAPREIGGIALIVIGVGVLVGV
- a CDS encoding DUF1178 family protein, coding for MIRYALRCDRDHDFESWFQSSSAYDSQVRRKLVTCPICGSAKVDKAIMAPRIVGKKGRGRATPPPEPVAATTPEAAPSGPTSLLMAQERELRAKLKELRDHIVKNADNVGERFANEARAMHYGDKEHRPIYGEASPEEAKSLIEEGIEVSPLPTLPEDRN